A window of Candidatus Dadabacteria bacterium genomic DNA:
GCGTATGGCGTGTCGATCTCTTCGTAATAGATCTCTTCGGATTATTTATGCATATGTTGAACACGAAGAGAAGATTGAATTCATTGAAATCTATTACAAGGGAAATAAAGAAAACGAAAACCTTGGCAGAATTAAGGGGTACTTAGAATCAGTTGCCAAGTCTGATTAAAGCGACCTGTTTTGGAACTCATAGAGTTGTCAGATTGTGGATGCTGTTACAAATTTGTCTTGCAGAAAGAAAAGTTTTGGAGTTTCGGCTCTTTTTTAAGTAATTAAACGGCCCGCTCATCTTCCAAATTCATTCTGACAGGAATTCCGCATAACGCCCCGGCGGGCAATCGGCTCGATTAGCACCGAATCCTGGGAACCGTTATCAATAACCCAAAACGCTGTAGTCGCCGTTCACGATTAGACGAATGGAGACGTAGAGTCCCAGTAGCGCGAAAAGCACCCATGGAGAATTCATCCCCCAGATGTAGATGTACATATCCCATCGGCTGATTCGGGTTTGTCGATTGGCCGAGAAGAAACTGACCCAATAAACTGAGGTCATGTACGTCAACTGCCAGAACAGTATCACTCCGACGATTCCCGCGACGGGAGCGGGCAAGATATCGAAGGTGAAGGCGGCGTAGAGAATCAACGTCGGGATCGGGGTCACGAAGCCGTTGGCAACATCCACGCTGTAACCGTATGTGCGCCGGTCTGCGTAGGAACCGTCGAACTGGGAATACGTCGCCCAGACATCCGCCCATACTGTCGGCGACAACACCCTCGTCAATGGAACCTTTGTGGTAAGGAATTCGGTGGACGGTTTTCGGCCCGTTTCCCGCCAGCGCTTGCGCCAATATTCGGTGCGCCGCTCGATATAGTCGCGTCTGAGGAACAGGCACACTTCCCAATAGCAGATCACCAGATTAATCGAAAGGAACAGAATCAACAGGGCGTGAATAACGTTGAAATCCCCACGGGTCCAGTAACGTGCCCCAATGCCCGCCAATGTCAGAACCGCGATAACCAGCACCGTGAACAGCACCGCCGAAATTGCCAGCCGGGTCTGGCATGTCCCGGGTTCGGAATGTGCTCGGTCGGTTCGGTTTTGGGGCATGTGTTCTGATCCTCGCAAAAAGTCCGGCGTTACGGCTCGCCGCATTGTATCCTTCGGAGCGTCCCACGTTCCGGACAAACGTGCTGCGCTCCGGATGGACACTTTCTATAGGGGAATTATATACAATAGTCAAAAAAACTTGATTTTCCTGCTGAAATTGTTCATCCGGCGAGGTCCATATGCTGAAATATTTTTTGCTAATCTGCCTGTTATGCATTCCTGCGGCTGTCTGGATGCTCTACAAACCAATACGGGTTATTGTCCCTGAATTAAATGGAGTTTCATGTATCGGTGAGGATATTTGCACTGACAATCCTTTGCGCTACGAGGAAGCAATTGCATTATATGAGGAAGCTTATGAATTTGTAAACTCGTCGGTTGGAATCGTCGAAAAGAAGCCCCGCGTTATTTTCTGCGCTTCGCAGGCTTGTTTTCAATCTTTTGGATTTAGCAAAGCGGCTGCAGGCACCGTAGACACATCCGGCATTGTTATAGGTCCGCGCGGGTGGAAAAACTACTACATTCGTCATGAGATGATCCATCATTTGCAGGCCGAGCGGCTGGACGTTTTAAAACAGTGGCGCAGCCCCCTTGGTTCAAGGAGGGAATGGCTTACTCGTTCAGCGAAGATCCCCGGTCAGATTTTCCCGAGGTTTTCAAGGAGTACCGTCTGGAATTTGAGAAATGGTATCGATCAGTGGGCAAAGAAACTCTGTGGCAAGAAGCGCGAAAGCTATAATAATGCATAACAGCCGAAATCACCCAACTTAAAAGTCTTTCGGGTTAAATCCAGATTGATTTTTTCCGATAACAAGTAATTAGTATTTTTTAGTTGACAGACTAAATTTAGTCTTTATACTAAATTTAACTAAACAACTAACGAGGTGTGAAAATGTCTGAACAATTTCAAAATCCATTCCGTCCTGGAGCGGGACATCCGCCTCCACATCTTGCCGGTCGTGATGAGGAGAAGAAAAAATTCCTCAAGTTTCTTGGACAGGACGTAATTATGGAAAATATGATTTTGACTGGTCTTCGGGGTACAGGCAAGACGGTACTTCTGGATTCCTTCAAGCCTCTTGCCATTGCCAATGGATGGAAGTGGTCTGGAACGGATTTATCCGAGTCAGCGAGCATTAGTGAAGACAACATAGTGAAAAGGCTTCTTGCTGATTTGTCCATTGTAACATCGAGTATAACTGTGGGCAAGGAAGAATTCAGGCGCGTTGGATTTATGGGTGATACTGAGTCCGTGGAACTTAAGCTCAATTACGATACATTGCTCCAGGCCTATCAACGAACTCCTGGACTTGTATCGGACAAGCTGAAGTTTGTACTTGAACTAGCATGGGAATTTCTTGAGCGATCAGAGGCCAAGGGACTTGTATTTGCATATGATGAAGCCCAGAACCTCTCTGATCAGGCTCTAAAGGAGCAATTTCCCCTGTCCATTCTTCTTGAAGTATTTCAATCACTTCAAAAGAAAGGGTGTCGGTTGCTTCTGGTTCTGACCGGTCTGCCTACGCTTTTTCCAGAGCTGGTCAAAGCTCGCACCTATTCGGAAAGAATGTTTCATGTTGTAGTCCTAGGAAGACTTTCTGAGGAAGCCAGCAGAGAGGCTATTCTTAAGCCTATTGAAGACACAAACTGTCCTGTCGAATTAACTTCTGAAAGCGTGAGGACTATTGCCGATCTTTCTGGCGGATATCCTTATTTTATTCAGTTTATATGTAAGGAAGTTTACGACGCTTTTATACAGGGAAGCCATTCGGTCCCGACAAATGAGATTATCAGAAAGCTTGATTCGGATTTTTTTGCTGCTAGATGGGCGAGGGCCACGGATAGGCAAAGAGAATTACTTACGCTAATAGCTTCACTTGATAATTGCGATGAAGAATTTACCGTTCGGGATATCGTCAGTTTGTCTGGCAGGGAAGATCTCGGTGTAAAACCTTTCAGTTCCAGCCACATAAGTCAGATGCTTTCGACTTTAATGAAAGCCGGGCTTGTATACAGAAATCGATGGGGGAAATATGCTTTGGCGGTACCGCTTATGGGACGATTTATACGTCGCGAAACTGGTATGGATTAACCTGTGAAAGATTGAGAATTCAAACACGGGAAAATGAAATCCCTAGGTTTCATGTTTTCCCGAAATGAGTAAGAGGTCCGTGGCCCTTTCCTATCTCCAGAGAGTTTCTTATCGCTTCCGTCACAAAGGCTTTCGAACTCTCAAGGGAAACCGTAAGGGACATTCCCTTTGCCAGAAAAGCGCACACGGCCGCCGAAAAGGTGCAGCCGGTTCCGTGGGTGTTCTTCGTTTCGATTCTCTCGCTAACCAGTTCTTCAAATGTCTCCCCGTCGAAAAAAAGATCTACCGCCGGGTGATCTTTTGCGAGATGGCCCCCTTTTACAAGAACCGCCTTCGCTCCAAACGAGAGGATCTTCTCGGCTGCGGTCTTCATATCGCTTATGCCGCCTATGCTAACAGAACTCAGTATTTCTGCCTCGGGTATGTTCGGAGTCACTATGAGCGCCCTTGGGAGAATCTCTTTTTTTAGAAGTCCCGTTGAGTCTTTTAAAAGAGCGGTCCCGCCTTTTGAACTCATCACGGGGTCGACAACGAGCTTTTCAATTCCATAGAGGTCTATTTTTTCCGCCACGGTCTCAATGATTTTTTCATTGGAAAGCATTCCCAGCTTCGCCGCGTCGCAGCCTATGTCGCTCATCACGGCGTCAAACTGCAGCCCCACAAACTGCTCGGGAAGGTCATGAATCGCGCTTACCTCCAGGGTGTTCTGGGCGGTAACGGAGGTGAGCACGGAAAGTCCGTACACTCCCAAAGCAGTGAAAGTCTTAAGGTCAGCCTGGATCCCTGCCCCTCCTCCTGAATCGGACCCGGCAACGGTAAGCGCTCTTGGGATTTTTTCCGCCACGTAAGGATTCTACAAATTCACCTGTTTTTTTACAAACCCGGACAAGGGCTTCTCCGCCGGGGGGTCTTTACTGGAATTGAAAACTGTTTTCAGTTGTATATAATTTCCCTTCACGCTAAACGATCGTTTAAGGAGAGAGAGTCATGAGCGAAGATATTTTCAGACCGGATTTGTTTACAACCGACGATGAGGGCAGAGTGAGGCTGATTGCGGGTTACTGCAAGGAATCCGACAACTGGACCTTTCCTAGGTACCTTGCGGACCCAGTGAGTTTTTCAGATGACGTGGAAGAGAGACTTCTCAGCCCAACAGGCGTTCTGCATTCCTTTACAGTCGTGAGAAGAAGCATGCCGGAATTCACGGTGCCCTATGTTCTAGCTCTTGTTGATTTTCCGGAAGGCGTGAGGGTCATGGCGCAGGTTGAAACCGAAGATCCCGATTCTCTTGAGTTCGGAGAGGAGATGGGCGTTACGGTCGGGGTGATAAAGAAAGCGCCAGACGGAACGGATATCAGTTCCTACAAATTTATCCCGGTAAGGGAGAGCTCCTGATCAGCCGATCTCATTGATCGTTTCCTTAAGGGTTTTTTCCACGGTCCCCCTTATTTCCGCGAGCCTTGATTCCGTCTGAGCCTCAAAACGAAGCACCAGGGCTGGCTGGGTGTTGGATGCCCGGAGAAGGCCCCATCCGTCCGGATATTCAACCCTGACTCCATCTATGTCGATCACTTCGTTTTGCTCCCCGAGTTTTTTCTTTACCGCTTCCGTTACCTGAAACTTGATTTCATCGGGACAATCTACTCTTATCTCCGGGGTTGCGAAGGTTTTAGGTAGCCCTGTAAGCAGTTCCGAGGCCTTTTTTCCTGTTTTTGAGAGGATTTCAAGAAACCGAAGTCCTGCGTAAAGAGCGTCGTCGTATCCGAAAAACCTGTTTTTAAAGAAGATGTGGCCGCTCATCTCTCCACCGAGTTCGGCGCCCTCCTTTTTCATCTTGTCCTTGATTACCGAGTGGCCGGTTTTCCACATGATGGGATTCCCGCCGGCTTCCCGTATCTTGGAGAAAAGGTTTCCCGAACACTTAACGTCCCCTATTATGGTCGCTCCCGGGTTCGTTTCGAGAAGGTCGAGCGAATAGACAAGGAGCAGCATGTCTCCGCTCATTGAGTTTCCCCGCTCATCGACGATTCCTATCCTGTCTGCGTCCCCGTCAAACGCCAAGCCCACGTCGAGGCCGGCTTCCACAATCCTTTTCTTTATGTCGGAGAGATTCTCCTCGACCGTGGGATCGGGGTGGTGGTTCGGAAAATCCCCGTCAGGATCCATGTATAGCTCATGAACTTCGCAGCCGAATCTCCTGAGTATCTGCGGGCAGGTCACTCCTGCGGTTCCGTTGCCGCCGTCGGCCGCGACTTTTATCCCCGGTTCTATATGAAGATTCTGCTCGAAAAACTCAAGGTAGCTCTCAATTATATCCGCCTGTTTCTTTCTGCCCCTCCCCGTTTTGAATTTTCCCTCTTCAACCGATTCTCTTATTTTCTGTATGCCTTCGCCGAAAAGAGAGTTCTGGTCGACGCACATTTTAAGCCCGTTGTACTCGGAGGGATTGTGGCTGGCGGTCACCATCACCCCGCCGTCAACGCCTGAGGTGAAGGTGGAGAAATAAACCATCGGGGTCGTTACCATTCCTATGTCGACCACACTAACGCCGGTTGAGGTTATTCCTTCGCAGAGTGCGTCCCGGAATGCCGGGGAAGACTTCCTGCAGTCGTATCCAACGGAAACCTCCGATCCCCCGTCCTCGGCCACCATGG
This region includes:
- the thiD gene encoding bifunctional hydroxymethylpyrimidine kinase/phosphomethylpyrimidine kinase; the encoded protein is MPRALTVAGSDSGGGAGIQADLKTFTALGVYGLSVLTSVTAQNTLEVSAIHDLPEQFVGLQFDAVMSDIGCDAAKLGMLSNEKIIETVAEKIDLYGIEKLVVDPVMSSKGGTALLKDSTGLLKKEILPRALIVTPNIPEAEILSSVSIGGISDMKTAAEKILSFGAKAVLVKGGHLAKDHPAVDLFFDGETFEELVSERIETKNTHGTGCTFSAAVCAFLAKGMSLTVSLESSKAFVTEAIRNSLEIGKGHGPLTHFGKT
- a CDS encoding ATP-binding protein; translated protein: MSEQFQNPFRPGAGHPPPHLAGRDEEKKKFLKFLGQDVIMENMILTGLRGTGKTVLLDSFKPLAIANGWKWSGTDLSESASISEDNIVKRLLADLSIVTSSITVGKEEFRRVGFMGDTESVELKLNYDTLLQAYQRTPGLVSDKLKFVLELAWEFLERSEAKGLVFAYDEAQNLSDQALKEQFPLSILLEVFQSLQKKGCRLLLVLTGLPTLFPELVKARTYSERMFHVVVLGRLSEEASREAILKPIEDTNCPVELTSESVRTIADLSGGYPYFIQFICKEVYDAFIQGSHSVPTNEIIRKLDSDFFAARWARATDRQRELLTLIASLDNCDEEFTVRDIVSLSGREDLGVKPFSSSHISQMLSTLMKAGLVYRNRWGKYALAVPLMGRFIRRETGMD
- a CDS encoding OB-fold domain-containing protein — translated: MSEDIFRPDLFTTDDEGRVRLIAGYCKESDNWTFPRYLADPVSFSDDVEERLLSPTGVLHSFTVVRRSMPEFTVPYVLALVDFPEGVRVMAQVETEDPDSLEFGEEMGVTVGVIKKAPDGTDISSYKFIPVRESS
- a CDS encoding phosphomannomutase/phosphoglucomutase, encoding MIPDKAIFREYDIRGIAGESITEEVVERIGKAYGTMVAEDGGSEVSVGYDCRKSSPAFRDALCEGITSTGVSVVDIGMVTTPMVYFSTFTSGVDGGVMVTASHNPSEYNGLKMCVDQNSLFGEGIQKIRESVEEGKFKTGRGRKKQADIIESYLEFFEQNLHIEPGIKVAADGGNGTAGVTCPQILRRFGCEVHELYMDPDGDFPNHHPDPTVEENLSDIKKRIVEAGLDVGLAFDGDADRIGIVDERGNSMSGDMLLLVYSLDLLETNPGATIIGDVKCSGNLFSKIREAGGNPIMWKTGHSVIKDKMKKEGAELGGEMSGHIFFKNRFFGYDDALYAGLRFLEILSKTGKKASELLTGLPKTFATPEIRVDCPDEIKFQVTEAVKKKLGEQNEVIDIDGVRVEYPDGWGLLRASNTQPALVLRFEAQTESRLAEIRGTVEKTLKETINEIG